The following proteins come from a genomic window of bacterium:
- a CDS encoding sugar ABC transporter substrate-binding protein, giving the protein MDIKKIDYMNFRNLIKKINKPIFIGLACSIIIAFLTASCGNQREKKVVKFAFWADRINRVSVTTLIDQYNSLNPEVTVEYFPVESPYERKLLTLISGGMAPDMMILGPVDLIEYAHRGVILPLDSYMEQDTTFINLKNDIIPGLLDDTKYLGKHYAVPFWTNAIAMIYNQDLFDKEHLSYPTSDWTWTDFLTAAKKLTKDTNGDGRIDQFGWEAVPSSLGGPNWDLYMYIIQNNLRLFSEDGERCLIENKEVKETIRWALDLKMKEHVAPLSKEINSGNFYAPGFANFAFLSGKVAMSKCGRWWHVYNLDKLKFKWGIAPLPKGKRATTNRVTISLAISQKTKYPEACWEFLKFAISKSGQKYILTTRSDISILYSNGTSEEFLTMHFSPEVNKIFFDAVVHSEAYPTFIGQYEWNDYTLSQFELVEAGKLDFDTACTNIAKKYIEIRNKNKI; this is encoded by the coding sequence ATGGATATTAAGAAAATTGACTATATGAATTTTCGGAATCTCATTAAAAAGATCAACAAACCAATTTTTATAGGATTGGCTTGTAGTATTATCATAGCCTTTTTAACAGCATCTTGCGGTAATCAGCGAGAAAAAAAGGTGGTTAAATTTGCGTTCTGGGCTGATAGGATTAATCGGGTTTCTGTAACTACACTCATTGACCAATACAATAGTTTAAATCCAGAAGTAACCGTTGAATATTTTCCTGTAGAATCCCCGTATGAACGAAAACTACTCACCTTAATTTCCGGGGGAATGGCACCGGATATGATGATATTAGGGCCGGTTGATTTAATTGAATATGCGCATCGGGGCGTAATTTTGCCATTAGATTCGTATATGGAACAAGACACAACGTTTATCAATTTGAAAAATGATATTATTCCTGGACTCCTTGATGATACGAAATATCTTGGAAAACATTATGCGGTTCCGTTCTGGACTAATGCAATTGCTATGATTTATAACCAGGATTTGTTTGATAAAGAACATTTATCCTATCCAACTTCAGATTGGACCTGGACCGATTTTTTAACCGCAGCGAAAAAATTAACGAAAGATACTAACGGCGACGGTCGTATTGATCAGTTCGGTTGGGAAGCGGTACCATCATCGTTAGGCGGACCGAATTGGGACCTGTATATGTATATTATACAAAATAATCTTCGCTTATTCAGCGAAGATGGAGAACGATGTCTCATTGAAAATAAAGAAGTTAAAGAAACGATACGCTGGGCATTAGATTTAAAAATGAAAGAACATGTCGCTCCGTTGAGCAAAGAAATTAATTCCGGTAATTTCTATGCGCCGGGTTTTGCTAATTTTGCTTTTTTATCTGGAAAAGTCGCTATGTCGAAATGTGGCCGATGGTGGCATGTATATAACTTAGACAAACTAAAATTCAAATGGGGTATAGCGCCCTTGCCGAAAGGGAAACGCGCAACCACAAACCGGGTTACCATTTCGCTAGCAATCTCGCAAAAAACAAAATATCCTGAAGCATGCTGGGAATTTCTAAAGTTTGCTATTAGTAAATCCGGACAGAAATATATTCTTACAACCAGGTCGGATATCTCCATTCTCTATTCCAATGGTACATCGGAAGAATTTTTAACGATGCATTTTTCTCCGGAAGTAAACAAGATATTTTTTGATGCGGTGGTTCATTCTGAAGCATATCCGACGTTTATCGGACAATATGAATGGAACGATTATACGTTGAGCCAGTTTGAATTAGTTGAAGCGGGGAAACTCGATTTTGATACTGCCTGTACGAATATCGCTAAGAAATATATTGAAATCAGAAATAAAAATAAAATTTAA
- a CDS encoding Gfo/Idh/MocA family oxidoreductase: MNKIRIGIIGVGRRARLSKYWHNPEGKSVVIAGADINQEMLNDFRKEVNQQALITCDYQELLRKKDIDAVAVMSPDHTHEHYTIAAFAAGKHVYCEKPMAITTSGCDRMLVAWHKSHKHFMVGFNMRYMPIFRLMKNIIDSGAIGEIKSVWVRHFVGNGGASYYHDWHANTKWVTSLLLHKASHDFDMIHWLTGQYTKKVAAFGSLDYYGGTKPNNLKCSACCEQELCMEFVDNKRRELCAFRKEINVEDNNIVMMELENNIKAVYMQCFFTPDYFRNYTIIGTEGRIENTTDRTTVKLLMRNNKMKWKSYADGEYTLKQGDSSHSGSDFLIAQDFINMILYDKKPLVNPLDGRMSVAVGYAATESLRQGGKIITVPPPPSSSTIRNNNK, encoded by the coding sequence GTGAACAAGATAAGAATTGGTATTATTGGGGTTGGGAGACGAGCTCGATTATCGAAATATTGGCATAACCCTGAGGGGAAATCCGTGGTTATCGCCGGAGCTGATATCAATCAGGAAATGCTTAACGACTTCCGAAAGGAGGTCAACCAGCAGGCATTGATAACCTGCGATTACCAAGAACTTCTCCGGAAAAAAGATATTGACGCCGTTGCGGTCATGTCCCCGGATCATACCCACGAACACTATACCATCGCTGCATTTGCAGCGGGTAAACATGTATATTGTGAGAAACCAATGGCAATAACTACATCAGGTTGTGACCGCATGCTTGTTGCGTGGCATAAATCGCATAAACATTTTATGGTCGGATTTAATATGCGATATATGCCGATATTTAGACTTATGAAAAATATTATTGATTCAGGTGCTATCGGGGAAATCAAATCGGTTTGGGTACGCCATTTTGTCGGGAACGGCGGAGCGAGTTATTATCACGATTGGCATGCTAATACTAAATGGGTTACCAGTCTCTTATTACACAAAGCGAGTCACGATTTCGATATGATACATTGGTTAACCGGTCAGTATACGAAAAAGGTTGCAGCGTTCGGGAGTTTAGATTATTACGGCGGTACCAAACCCAACAACCTGAAATGTTCTGCATGCTGTGAACAAGAGCTGTGTATGGAATTCGTTGATAATAAACGACGCGAACTTTGCGCTTTTCGTAAAGAAATAAACGTTGAAGATAACAATATAGTGATGATGGAACTCGAAAATAATATTAAAGCGGTCTATATGCAATGTTTTTTTACCCCGGATTATTTCAGAAATTATACGATTATCGGAACTGAAGGTCGCATCGAAAATACTACGGATAGAACAACGGTTAAACTCCTCATGAGAAATAACAAAATGAAATGGAAAAGTTATGCTGATGGTGAATATACACTGAAACAAGGTGATAGTTCTCATAGTGGTTCCGATTTTCTGATCGCCCAAGATTTTATTAATATGATTCTTTACGATAAAAAGCCGCTGGTCAATCCATTAGACGGAAGAATGAGTGTCGCGGTTGGGTATGCAGCAACTGAATCGTTACGGCAAGGTGGAAAAATTATCACAGTTCCACCACCGCCATCATCATCAACAATAAGGAATAATAATAAGTAA
- a CDS encoding NAD(P)-dependent oxidoreductase — protein MKIKNIFMTGGSGKIGRALLPELVKAGYQVTALEFDNEKIECKGVNIIKGDIRDPKLAPKALKNMDAVIHFANCKENRELFMETNIKGTFYLLDEAMRCGHIKQFIQAGSDARAGIYYYPRPFPIDETFPHAAYPGYYAFSKVLEETMCEQYRIQYGTPITVLRFSWVWDEDDAIAHMTLKEPNFGVPVWKELAKTKEQKMYFKKNRDAVAKLLKSDGTPGIRHVVGIKDVVQACLLAIGNPAAIGHAFTIAGPAPFSYDYAAKYLSKKLGLPVVEFICPEYHDFQHNIAKARSILGYNPVYDITKIIDDAVAFRQSGKQRTPIKYIG, from the coding sequence ATGAAGATTAAAAATATTTTTATGACCGGTGGTAGTGGTAAAATTGGTAGAGCATTGTTACCGGAATTAGTTAAAGCTGGATACCAGGTAACTGCGCTCGAGTTCGATAATGAAAAGATTGAGTGTAAAGGAGTCAACATTATTAAAGGTGATATCAGAGACCCGAAACTCGCTCCGAAAGCTTTAAAAAATATGGATGCGGTAATCCATTTCGCTAATTGTAAAGAAAACCGGGAATTGTTCATGGAAACGAATATAAAAGGAACGTTCTACCTTTTAGACGAAGCAATGCGGTGCGGGCATATTAAACAATTTATTCAAGCCGGTTCTGACGCCCGAGCAGGGATATATTATTATCCTCGTCCCTTTCCGATAGATGAAACGTTCCCGCATGCGGCATATCCGGGTTACTACGCATTTTCCAAGGTGCTTGAAGAAACCATGTGTGAACAATATCGGATTCAATATGGTACCCCGATAACGGTACTGCGGTTTTCGTGGGTCTGGGACGAAGATGACGCGATTGCGCATATGACTCTGAAAGAACCAAATTTTGGTGTTCCAGTTTGGAAAGAACTAGCAAAAACGAAAGAACAAAAGATGTATTTCAAGAAAAATCGTGATGCTGTAGCGAAACTTCTTAAATCTGACGGAACACCAGGAATTCGGCATGTGGTAGGGATAAAAGATGTTGTGCAAGCATGCCTACTCGCGATTGGAAACCCCGCGGCTATCGGTCATGCGTTTACCATTGCAGGTCCTGCACCGTTCAGTTATGATTATGCAGCAAAATATCTCAGTAAAAAATTAGGTTTACCGGTGGTAGAGTTTATTTGTCCTGAATATCATGATTTCCAGCACAATATCGCTAAAGCAAGGTCTATTTTAGGATATAATCCGGTGTATGATATAACCAAAATTATCGATGACGCAGTTGCATTCCGGCAGTCAGGGAAACAACGTACGCCGATTAAATATATTGGGTAA
- a CDS encoding Gfo/Idh/MocA family oxidoreductase — protein sequence MNKIRYGVIGLGFFGEKHIEALKTLPQTEVIAVCTRRQSRLEEITKKYNVPYAYTDYNELLANPEVDAVSIVTHINDHLQPTLAAIQAKKHIFLEKPMAASVTECDQIIAALKHTEKFFMVGHICRFDPSYALAKRYIDAGNLGNILSIYARRNIPAKVTEQVLTKISPIVGDGVHDIDIILWFTNAKVKTVYAKTVQYRNLPNPDLGWTMCSLSTGAVAVLENVWCLPDNTPFELDAKMEIIGEKGSIYINSPGDSVAISSSTGWKYPDTVYWPKIHIGRIGALKEELAYFLNCILTNTAPTIITPQESRQAVAIVTAAEESAKIGKEITLVS from the coding sequence GTGAATAAGATTAGATATGGAGTTATTGGTTTAGGTTTTTTCGGTGAAAAACATATTGAAGCGTTAAAAACCTTACCACAAACTGAGGTAATAGCAGTATGTACACGTCGTCAATCGCGATTAGAAGAAATAACCAAGAAATATAACGTACCGTATGCATATACGGATTATAATGAATTGCTCGCCAATCCGGAAGTCGATGCCGTCAGTATTGTTACCCATATCAACGACCATCTTCAACCGACCTTGGCAGCAATCCAAGCGAAAAAACATATATTTTTAGAGAAACCGATGGCTGCTTCCGTGACTGAATGTGATCAAATCATCGCTGCACTAAAACATACTGAAAAATTCTTTATGGTAGGACATATCTGTCGTTTTGATCCCTCGTATGCTTTAGCGAAACGTTATATTGATGCGGGAAACCTTGGAAACATTCTCTCTATTTATGCCCGAAGAAATATTCCGGCGAAAGTAACCGAACAGGTTCTGACGAAAATTTCTCCTATCGTTGGAGACGGGGTTCACGATATTGATATTATTCTATGGTTTACCAATGCAAAAGTTAAAACCGTATATGCGAAAACTGTGCAATATCGAAATCTACCAAATCCGGACTTAGGATGGACAATGTGCTCTTTGAGTACGGGAGCAGTGGCGGTGCTAGAGAATGTTTGGTGTTTGCCAGATAATACGCCATTTGAACTTGATGCCAAAATGGAGATTATTGGCGAAAAAGGTTCGATCTATATTAATAGCCCAGGCGATTCTGTAGCAATAAGTTCATCTACCGGATGGAAATATCCTGATACTGTTTACTGGCCTAAAATCCATATCGGCAGAATCGGAGCTCTGAAAGAAGAACTTGCGTATTTTTTAAATTGTATTCTTACCAACACGGCTCCGACAATTATTACACCGCAAGAATCTCGGCAAGCAGTAGCTATAGTTACTGCTGCTGAAGAATCAGCGAAAATCGGAAAAGAAATAACGTTGGTTAGCTAG
- a CDS encoding VOC family protein produces MIFDHLGLITTEKKENEIWVEPTRVWVTDPSHHPYRIEWLRYEPDSPVTGPVRNQPHLAFRVDNIEQAAAGLNVLLAPFQVNESLRVGFFESKDKVVIEFMEYKNM; encoded by the coding sequence ATGATTTTCGACCATCTCGGATTAATTACTACTGAAAAAAAAGAAAATGAAATTTGGGTTGAACCTACTCGGGTTTGGGTAACCGACCCTAGTCACCATCCTTATCGAATTGAATGGTTACGATACGAACCGGATAGCCCTGTTACCGGTCCGGTTAGAAATCAACCGCATTTAGCGTTCAGAGTTGATAATATTGAACAGGCAGCTGCTGGCTTGAACGTATTATTAGCGCCGTTCCAGGTCAATGAATCATTGCGAGTAGGATTTTTTGAAAGTAAGGATAAAGTGGTTATCGAATTTATGGAATATAAAAATATGTAA
- a CDS encoding FAD-dependent oxidoreductase has protein sequence MNKYDYDIVIVGAGAAGTVAAIAAGRKQCKTLLIEKENCAGGMATSGLLSIFGPFDNGQERIIRGIPEEILSRLLALKAAEERATGFIPINSETLKFVLDAMLVQAGVSVWYHTLLVDVAVKNGLIDHITIATKSGLKKIVAQQYIDATGDGTLASLSGVPYEVGDAKTGWVQPMTMVCRLGGVDEKEYRWEGNFRYAEEINLAKRNGELTFDTDGIGAAEFVPGMPGVIAVNMSHIYDLNPISPTDISQAEIIGRQQAQEILLFFRKYVRGCSHAYLIDTAMQVGIRESRRIRGKYMLTKEDIVSGKQFYDGIACNAYHIDIHLPTNQKKKYHDLQKPKNYYMIPYRCLLPDKVDNLLVAGRCISTTHEALGSVRIMPACMAIGQAAGTAAAIAVYKQIIPSQLEISLLQSVLENDGVYLGAIDSKKGNDGM, from the coding sequence ATGAACAAATATGATTATGATATTGTTATTGTGGGCGCTGGTGCTGCAGGAACGGTTGCAGCGATTGCCGCTGGTAGAAAACAATGTAAAACGTTGTTAATTGAAAAGGAGAACTGTGCCGGAGGGATGGCTACTTCCGGTCTGTTATCTATCTTCGGTCCGTTTGATAATGGGCAAGAAAGAATTATTCGAGGTATTCCCGAAGAGATACTGTCCAGACTTCTTGCATTAAAAGCTGCGGAAGAACGCGCTACCGGATTCATTCCTATCAATTCGGAAACTTTAAAATTTGTTCTCGATGCGATGCTTGTCCAAGCAGGGGTGAGCGTATGGTATCATACTCTTTTAGTGGATGTAGCAGTGAAAAACGGATTGATTGACCATATAACGATTGCGACGAAATCAGGGTTAAAGAAAATCGTTGCGCAACAATATATTGACGCTACTGGCGATGGAACCCTTGCGAGTTTAAGTGGGGTTCCGTATGAAGTTGGCGATGCTAAAACTGGTTGGGTACAACCTATGACAATGGTATGTCGGTTAGGTGGTGTTGACGAAAAAGAATATCGATGGGAAGGGAATTTCCGATATGCAGAAGAAATCAACCTTGCGAAACGGAACGGTGAATTAACCTTCGATACCGACGGGATAGGTGCAGCGGAATTTGTTCCGGGAATGCCCGGAGTAATCGCGGTTAATATGTCGCATATCTATGATTTGAACCCCATTTCACCAACTGATATCAGTCAAGCAGAAATTATCGGAAGACAGCAAGCGCAGGAAATCCTTTTATTTTTTCGGAAATATGTCCGGGGATGTAGCCATGCTTATTTAATTGATACGGCAATGCAAGTTGGTATTCGTGAATCCCGACGAATTCGAGGAAAATATATGTTAACGAAAGAGGATATTGTATCGGGTAAACAATTCTATGATGGCATCGCCTGCAATGCCTACCATATTGATATCCATCTTCCAACAAATCAGAAGAAAAAATATCATGACCTGCAGAAACCAAAAAATTATTATATGATTCCCTATCGGTGTCTTCTGCCAGATAAGGTCGATAATTTATTAGTTGCAGGGAGATGTATTTCAACTACACATGAAGCATTGGGTTCCGTTCGCATCATGCCTGCATGTATGGCTATCGGACAAGCTGCAGGTACAGCTGCAGCAATTGCGGTTTATAAACAAATAATACCTTCCCAGCTCGAAATATCCTTGTTGCAAAGTGTTTTAGAAAATGATGGGGTATATCTCGGTGCAATTGACTCCAAGAAAGGAAACGACGGAATGTGA